In Micromonospora sp. LH3U1, one genomic interval encodes:
- the uvrB gene encoding excinuclease ABC subunit UvrB, whose translation MALDIPRLDNRFQVVSEFQPAGDQPAAIDDLERRVRRGDRNTVLLGATGTGKSATTAWLIERLQRPTLVLAPNKTLCAQLAKEFSELLPHNAVEYFVSYYDYYQPEAYIPQTDTYIEKDSSINEEVERLRHSATMSLLTRRDVIVVATVSAIYGLGTPEEYLNRAVKVQIGQELDRDQLLRRLVDIQYTRNDMAFQRGTFRVRGDTLEIIPAYEELAIRIELFGDEVEKLYYLNPLTGDVVREVDQLVIFPATHYAAGPERMERAIRDIEVELAERLAELERQGKLLEAQRLRMRTTYDIEMMRQVGFCSGIENYSMHMDGRLPGSPPHALLDYFPDDFLTVVDESHVTIPQIGGMYEGDASRKRMLIDHGFRLPSAADNRPLRFDEFLERVGQMVYLSATPGTWEMEQAQGEFVEQVIRPTGLVDPQVVIKPTKGQIDDLMHEIKLRTDRDERVLVTTLTKKMAEDLSDYLLENGIRVRYLHSEVDTLRRVELLRELRKGDYDVLVGINLLREGLDLPEVSLVAILDADKEGFLRSGRSLIQTIGRAARNVSGQVHMYADKITPSMATAIDETDRRRAKQVAHNEAHGISPEPLRKKIHDILDDIYREAEDTANSRVGGAVRQLSRGKAPVKETRSRSRASATTTSREGMARADLAQLIQELSDQMLAAARELQFELAARIRDEVSDLKKELRGMDAAGVK comes from the coding sequence ATGGCGCTCGACATTCCCCGGCTCGACAACCGCTTCCAGGTCGTCAGTGAGTTTCAGCCGGCCGGCGACCAACCGGCGGCCATCGACGATCTTGAGCGTCGGGTTCGGCGCGGCGACCGCAACACCGTGCTGCTCGGCGCGACCGGCACCGGCAAGAGCGCCACCACGGCGTGGCTGATCGAGCGGTTGCAGCGCCCGACCCTGGTGCTCGCCCCGAACAAGACGCTCTGCGCGCAGCTCGCCAAGGAGTTCAGCGAGCTGCTGCCGCACAACGCGGTCGAATACTTCGTCTCGTACTACGACTACTACCAGCCCGAGGCCTATATCCCGCAGACCGACACCTACATCGAAAAGGACTCCTCGATCAACGAGGAGGTCGAGCGGCTGCGGCACTCGGCGACGATGTCGCTGCTCACCCGCCGCGACGTGATCGTGGTGGCGACCGTCTCGGCGATCTACGGCCTGGGTACCCCGGAGGAATACCTCAACCGGGCGGTGAAGGTGCAGATCGGGCAGGAGCTCGACCGCGACCAGTTGCTGCGCCGGCTGGTCGACATCCAGTACACCCGCAACGACATGGCCTTCCAGCGGGGCACCTTCCGGGTCCGCGGCGACACGCTGGAGATCATCCCGGCGTACGAGGAGCTGGCGATCCGGATCGAGCTGTTCGGTGACGAGGTGGAGAAGCTCTACTACCTCAACCCGTTGACCGGTGACGTGGTCCGCGAGGTCGATCAGCTGGTGATCTTCCCGGCCACGCACTACGCGGCGGGTCCGGAGCGGATGGAACGGGCGATCCGTGACATCGAGGTGGAGCTGGCCGAGCGCCTCGCCGAGCTGGAGCGGCAGGGCAAGCTGCTGGAGGCGCAGCGGCTGCGGATGCGCACCACCTACGACATCGAGATGATGCGGCAGGTGGGCTTCTGCTCCGGCATCGAGAACTACTCGATGCACATGGACGGGCGGCTGCCCGGCAGCCCGCCGCACGCCCTGCTCGACTACTTCCCCGACGACTTCCTCACGGTGGTCGACGAGTCGCACGTGACCATCCCGCAGATCGGCGGCATGTACGAGGGCGACGCGTCCCGCAAGCGGATGCTCATCGACCATGGTTTCCGGCTGCCCAGCGCGGCCGACAACCGGCCGCTGCGCTTCGACGAGTTCCTGGAGCGGGTCGGCCAGATGGTCTACCTCTCCGCGACTCCCGGCACGTGGGAGATGGAGCAGGCCCAGGGCGAGTTCGTCGAGCAGGTCATCCGGCCCACCGGTCTGGTCGACCCGCAGGTCGTGATCAAGCCGACCAAGGGTCAGATCGACGACCTGATGCACGAGATCAAGCTGCGGACCGATCGGGACGAGCGGGTGCTGGTCACCACGCTGACCAAGAAGATGGCCGAGGACCTGTCCGACTACCTCCTGGAAAACGGCATCCGGGTGCGCTACCTGCACTCGGAGGTCGACACGCTGCGCCGGGTGGAGCTGCTGCGCGAGCTGCGCAAGGGCGACTACGACGTGCTCGTCGGCATCAACCTGCTCCGCGAAGGTCTGGACCTGCCCGAGGTGTCGCTGGTGGCGATCCTCGACGCCGACAAGGAGGGCTTCCTGCGCAGCGGTCGGTCGCTGATCCAGACCATCGGGCGGGCCGCCCGTAACGTCTCCGGTCAGGTGCACATGTACGCCGACAAGATCACCCCGTCGATGGCGACGGCGATCGACGAGACCGATCGGCGTCGGGCCAAGCAGGTCGCGCACAACGAGGCGCACGGGATCAGCCCGGAGCCGCTGCGTAAGAAGATCCACGACATCCTGGACGACATCTACCGCGAGGCGGAGGACACCGCAAACTCCCGGGTCGGCGGCGCGGTGCGTCAGCTTTCCCGGGGCAAGGCGCCGGTCAAGGAGACCCGCAGCCGGAGTCGGGCCTCCGCCACCACCACCTCGCGGGAGGGGATGGCCCGCGCCGACCTCGCCCAGCTCATCCAGGAGCTCAGCGACCAGATGCTGGCCGCCGCCCGCGAGTTGCAGTTCGAGCTGGCGGCCCGGATCCGCGACGAGGTCTCCGACCTGAAGAAGGAGCTGCGCGGCATGGACGCCGCCGGCGTGAAGTGA
- the coaE gene encoding dephospho-CoA kinase, whose amino-acid sequence MLRVGLTGGIGSGKSAVAARLVERGAVLIDADRVAREVVAPGTEGLAEIVAAFSDAVLDADGALDRAALGAVVFADETARRRLEAITHPRVRARTAELAAAAAPDSIVVNDVPLLVEVGLAPTYHLVIVVQTAVTTRLERLARDRGMDRAEAERRIAAQADDARRRAAADVVLTNDGSLAELHDDVDALWQQRLLPYEDNLRERRVVPPGRGDVAGAGTNWSGQYERLAARIRHALASDALRIDHIGATAVPGHAAQDVIDVQVAVTNLADADGPLADRLANAGFPRVPGQWWDDPRPAGSGRWEKRLHGSADPARPVRLHVRVADSPGWRYALLMRDHLRADPDQRAAYLLVKRDLADSAPGAGGSGTARDPWFDEEYLRAEEWAAQTNWRP is encoded by the coding sequence GTGCTGAGAGTGGGATTGACCGGCGGAATCGGGTCCGGCAAGAGCGCGGTGGCCGCGCGGCTCGTGGAGCGGGGTGCGGTGCTCATCGACGCCGACCGGGTGGCCCGGGAGGTCGTCGCACCCGGCACGGAGGGGCTGGCCGAGATCGTTGCCGCCTTCTCCGACGCGGTGCTGGATGCCGATGGCGCACTGGACCGTGCCGCACTGGGCGCGGTGGTGTTCGCCGACGAGACCGCCCGCCGTCGGCTGGAGGCGATCACCCACCCCCGGGTCCGGGCCCGCACCGCTGAGCTGGCCGCCGCGGCGGCACCCGACTCGATCGTCGTCAACGACGTACCGCTGCTGGTCGAGGTGGGTCTCGCGCCCACGTACCACCTCGTGATCGTGGTGCAGACGGCCGTGACGACCCGACTGGAACGGCTGGCGCGCGACCGGGGGATGGATCGCGCGGAGGCCGAGCGGCGGATCGCCGCCCAGGCCGACGACGCCCGTCGCCGGGCGGCTGCGGACGTGGTGCTGACCAACGACGGGAGCCTGGCGGAGCTGCACGACGACGTTGACGCGCTCTGGCAGCAGCGGCTGCTGCCCTACGAGGACAACCTGCGCGAGCGGCGGGTGGTCCCGCCGGGCCGGGGCGACGTGGCCGGCGCCGGTACCAACTGGTCCGGGCAGTACGAGCGGCTGGCCGCCCGGATCCGACACGCGCTCGCCTCGGACGCCCTGCGGATCGACCACATCGGTGCGACCGCGGTGCCCGGCCACGCCGCCCAGGACGTCATCGACGTGCAGGTGGCCGTGACCAACCTCGCCGACGCCGACGGGCCGCTGGCCGACCGGCTGGCGAACGCCGGGTTCCCGCGGGTGCCGGGGCAGTGGTGGGACGATCCGCGCCCGGCCGGCAGTGGTCGGTGGGAGAAGCGGCTGCACGGCAGCGCGGACCCGGCCCGCCCGGTTCGCCTGCATGTGCGGGTGGCGGACTCGCCGGGCTGGCGGTACGCGCTGCTGATGCGCGACCACCTGCGTGCCGACCCGGATCAGCGGGCCGCGTACCTGCTTGTCAAGCGGGACCTGGCCGACTCGGCGCCGGGTGCCGGCGGCTCCGGCACGGCCCGCGACCCGTGGTTCGACGAGGAGTACCTGCGAGCCGAGGAGTGGGCCGCGCAGACCAACTGGCGGCCCTGA
- the rpsA gene encoding 30S ribosomal protein S1 — translation MTSSIEAPSSATRVTHDDLGSEEAFLAAIDETIKYFNDGDIVEGTVVKVDRDEVLLDIGYKTEGVIPSRELSIKHDVDPAEVVTVGDHIEALVLQKEDKEGRLILSKKRAQYERAWGTIEKIKDEDGVVRGSVIEVVKGGLILDIGLRGFLPASLVEMRRVRDLQPYVGRELEAKIIELDKNRNNVVLSRRAWLEQTQSEVRTEFLNKLQKGQVRKGVVSSIVNFGAFVDLGGVDGLVHVSELSWKHIDHPSEVVEVGQEVEVEVLDVDLDRERVSLSLKATQEDPWRQFARTHAIQQIVPGKVTKLVPFGAFVRVDDGIEGLVHISELAERHVEIPEQVVQVGSEVMVKVIDIDLERRRISLSLKQANEGFVEGEEHFDPTLYGMAATYDTEGNYIYPDGFDPETGEWLEGYDKQRETWENQYAEARVRWEAHTKQVQTSRAADAEAAANPTPVVPAAGGGGGGGTTSSSSPAPSRQAEEPAGTLATDEALAALREKLAGGK, via the coding sequence ATGACGAGCAGCATCGAGGCCCCCTCGAGCGCCACCCGGGTCACTCACGACGATCTCGGTTCCGAGGAGGCATTCCTCGCCGCGATCGACGAGACCATCAAGTACTTCAACGACGGCGACATTGTCGAAGGCACCGTCGTCAAGGTCGATCGGGACGAGGTCCTGCTCGACATCGGCTACAAGACCGAGGGTGTCATCCCCTCTCGTGAGTTGTCGATCAAGCACGACGTGGACCCCGCCGAGGTTGTGACGGTTGGTGACCACATCGAGGCCCTGGTCCTCCAGAAGGAGGACAAGGAGGGTCGTCTGATCCTCTCCAAGAAGCGGGCACAGTACGAGCGGGCCTGGGGCACGATCGAGAAGATCAAGGACGAGGACGGCGTCGTCCGCGGTTCGGTCATCGAGGTGGTCAAGGGCGGCCTCATCCTCGACATCGGGCTGCGCGGCTTCCTGCCCGCGTCCCTGGTCGAGATGCGTCGTGTGCGCGACCTGCAGCCGTACGTCGGGCGGGAGCTCGAAGCCAAGATCATCGAGCTGGACAAGAACCGCAACAACGTGGTTCTGTCCCGCCGGGCCTGGCTGGAGCAGACGCAGTCCGAGGTGCGCACCGAGTTCCTCAACAAGCTGCAGAAGGGCCAGGTCCGCAAGGGCGTCGTGTCCTCGATCGTCAACTTCGGCGCATTCGTCGACCTTGGCGGCGTCGACGGTCTGGTGCACGTCTCCGAGCTGTCCTGGAAGCACATCGACCACCCGTCTGAGGTCGTCGAGGTGGGCCAGGAGGTCGAGGTCGAGGTCCTGGACGTCGACCTGGACCGCGAGCGCGTCTCGCTGTCGCTGAAGGCGACCCAGGAGGACCCGTGGCGGCAGTTCGCCCGCACCCACGCGATCCAGCAGATCGTGCCGGGTAAGGTCACCAAGCTGGTCCCGTTCGGTGCGTTCGTCCGCGTGGACGACGGCATCGAGGGCCTGGTCCACATCTCCGAGCTGGCCGAGCGCCACGTGGAGATCCCGGAGCAGGTCGTCCAGGTTGGCTCCGAGGTCATGGTCAAGGTCATCGACATCGACCTGGAGCGTCGCCGGATCTCGCTGTCGCTCAAGCAGGCCAACGAGGGCTTCGTCGAGGGCGAGGAGCACTTCGACCCGACCCTCTACGGCATGGCTGCGACGTACGACACCGAGGGCAACTACATCTACCCGGACGGCTTCGACCCGGAGACGGGCGAATGGCTCGAGGGGTACGACAAGCAGCGCGAGACCTGGGAGAACCAGTACGCCGAGGCTCGTGTGCGCTGGGAGGCCCACACCAAGCAGGTGCAGACCTCTCGGGCTGCCGACGCCGAGGCTGCTGCCAACCCGACTCCGGTCGTCCCGGCCGCTGGCGGCGGTGGCGGCGGTGGCACCACCTCTTCGTCCAGCCCGGCCCCGAGCCGGCAGGCCGAGGAGCCGGCCGGCACCCTGGCCACCGACGAGGCGCTCGCCGCACTGCGGGAGAAGCTCGCCGGCGGTAAGTGA